The window CATGTCGGCAACCGCCCTGGTAATCCGGTTAACTATATGAACATCTTCCTGAACCATAATGCAGCCGCTGCTTCGGCGTTATAACTTGTGGAAACTGAAGATTTGAAATAAACGAGGAATTCGGTAATTTACGAAAATTGACATGCCAAAAGTAGCGACAAAATTATGCTTTATACACTGACAATCATTCTCATCACCATCATTGCGGTATTGATGGTCATCGTTGTGCTTCTGCAGGCCGGCCAGGGTCAGGGACTTTCAGGCGGAATTGCCGGAGGCGGCGGACTTGCCGGCGGCGCCGGCGGAAATATGATGGGTGCGCGCAGAACAGCCGACTTCCTGTCGAAGTCGACATCGGTTCTTGCTGCACTTTTCCTTACACTCTGCGTCCTCGCGAACTTCTTCATTGATCAGGATACGGTAACCCAGAGTACCATTCAGGACCGTGCCGTTCCGGTGCAGACCGAACAGGCGACACCGGCCATGCCTGATGAAGA of the Natronogracilivirga saccharolytica genome contains:
- the secG gene encoding preprotein translocase subunit SecG, with amino-acid sequence MLYTLTIILITIIAVLMVIVVLLQAGQGQGLSGGIAGGGGLAGGAGGNMMGARRTADFLSKSTSVLAALFLTLCVLANFFIDQDTVTQSTIQDRAVPVQTEQATPAMPDEEAAPQQQAPVQEEGQQQLPAQPDEQ